Proteins encoded in a region of the Kosmotoga arenicorallina S304 genome:
- a CDS encoding FprA family A-type flavoprotein, with amino-acid sequence MNQGIKISEDIYWIGVNDYETDLFESLWPLPKGVSYNAYLILDEKIALIDTVKGGYFSQYLDKIKKMLPEGKSVDYLVINHMEPDHSGAIKVLVEAYPEMKIVGNKKTLQFLEGFYGITRNTVSVEDSEVLSLGSHKLQFYLTPMVHWPETMMTYDIKTGTLFSGDAFGGFGALNGGIFDDQVDLEYYENEILRYFSNIVGRYSSMVQRAFKKLEGLNIKTIAATHGPVWRKNPDKIIELYDRWSKQETEEGVVLVYGSMYGNTQKMMEAVAKGLCNEGVQKIRLHNIARSHLSFIIRDIWRFKGLIMGSCTYNTELFPPMKQLISAIENRMMKNRYVGVLGSYSWSGGALKELEEFATNRKGWNLVEPVIEALHSPGEEELKRCELLGKNMAIAMRKASE; translated from the coding sequence ATGAACCAGGGAATTAAGATTAGTGAAGATATTTACTGGATAGGCGTCAACGATTATGAAACAGACCTTTTTGAAAGTCTTTGGCCGCTACCTAAGGGAGTTTCCTATAACGCATATTTGATATTGGACGAAAAAATTGCGCTTATTGATACGGTGAAAGGTGGTTATTTTTCCCAATATCTTGACAAGATAAAGAAAATGCTTCCAGAGGGAAAAAGCGTTGACTATCTCGTGATAAACCACATGGAGCCTGATCACTCAGGTGCGATAAAAGTGTTGGTTGAAGCCTACCCTGAAATGAAGATAGTAGGGAACAAAAAAACTCTCCAGTTTCTGGAAGGATTCTATGGGATAACAAGAAACACGGTTTCGGTTGAAGATAGTGAAGTTCTTTCACTTGGCTCTCATAAGCTGCAATTCTATTTAACGCCTATGGTTCACTGGCCAGAAACCATGATGACTTACGATATCAAGACAGGAACCCTCTTTTCAGGTGATGCTTTCGGCGGTTTTGGAGCGCTTAACGGCGGTATTTTCGATGATCAGGTAGATCTGGAATATTATGAAAATGAAATATTGAGATATTTCTCGAACATCGTTGGGCGTTATAGTTCAATGGTTCAGCGCGCTTTTAAGAAGCTCGAGGGACTGAATATTAAGACCATAGCGGCCACACACGGTCCGGTATGGAGAAAAAACCCGGATAAAATAATAGAGCTTTATGACCGCTGGAGCAAACAGGAAACAGAGGAAGGTGTAGTATTGGTTTATGGCTCTATGTACGGAAACACCCAAAAGATGATGGAAGCTGTTGCAAAGGGTTTGTGTAATGAAGGGGTTCAAAAAATCAGACTTCACAATATTGCCAGATCGCATTTATCATTCATCATTCGTGATATCTGGAGATTTAAGGGATTGATAATGGGAAGTTGTACTTATAACACCGAACTGTTTCCCCCAATGAAGCAGCTGATCTCAGCTATTGAAAATCGAATGATGAAGAACAGATATGTGGGAGTTTTGGGTTCATATAGCTGGAGCGGCGGGGCGTTAAAGGAACTCGAAGAATTTGCAACTAACCGCAAAGGTTGGAATTTGGTTGAACCGGTAATAGAAGCCCTTCATTCTCCTGGTGAGGAAGAATTGAAAAGGTGTGAACTACTTGGCAAGAATATGGCTATCGCAATGAGAAAAGCTTCTGAGTAG
- a CDS encoding GntR family transcriptional regulator, whose amino-acid sequence MLLNLDLRSSMPIYEQIKLGILGKILNGELKRDDVLPSIRELASILRVNPNTVIRAYKELEIEGILIARQGIGFLVNAEIQTTRGIFMAVLQKELLEPIRKAKRSGIELEEIIEVVKELWKNTE is encoded by the coding sequence ATGTTATTAAATCTGGATTTACGCTCTTCAATGCCAATATACGAACAAATAAAGCTGGGAATACTTGGAAAGATATTGAATGGCGAATTAAAGAGAGATGATGTTTTACCTTCCATCAGGGAATTGGCTTCGATTTTGAGGGTAAACCCAAATACAGTGATAAGGGCCTATAAAGAACTGGAAATCGAAGGTATTTTAATTGCAAGGCAGGGAATCGGTTTTCTCGTAAACGCTGAGATTCAGACAACCAGGGGAATTTTCATGGCGGTCTTGCAAAAAGAGCTCCTGGAACCAATCAGGAAAGCAAAAAGAAGCGGGATAGAGCTTGAAGAAATTATCGAGGTGGTGAAAGAGCTATGGAAAAATACAGAGTAA
- a CDS encoding ABC transporter ATP-binding protein, whose amino-acid sequence MEKYRVSEPIVIRGLEKSYGRTKAVDGIDFDVKPQEVHALLGPNGAGKTTTIKSILGFVNYTGEIMLFGKEIDQVRAKIAFVPDEKNFYKSLTGTQAIEMCKKLFDDFHEDRAKEIFEKFQLPMKKKIGTFSHGMKTQVYLALIFARQAQLYIFDEPTWGLDPIKRDDVLEMIRDLVIDGSSVMYTSHIIPEVERIADRISIMHKGKIHFSGTLDEIKERFIILKSAQKIDTRKYDVVSAFRQNGFYIFMVDTKGITFHPEKECDCHVPDLNEFFQVVIRGEKNVL is encoded by the coding sequence ATGGAAAAATACAGAGTAAGCGAACCTATTGTTATAAGAGGGCTTGAAAAAAGTTACGGAAGAACAAAAGCAGTGGATGGGATTGATTTTGATGTGAAACCTCAGGAAGTCCACGCCCTTCTTGGACCTAATGGAGCCGGTAAAACCACTACGATCAAATCAATACTGGGTTTCGTGAACTATACTGGGGAAATCATGCTCTTTGGAAAAGAAATCGACCAGGTTAGAGCAAAGATAGCTTTTGTACCTGATGAAAAGAACTTCTACAAGTCCCTCACAGGCACACAGGCAATAGAAATGTGCAAAAAGCTCTTTGATGACTTCCATGAAGACAGGGCCAAAGAAATATTTGAAAAATTTCAATTGCCTATGAAAAAGAAGATCGGCACCTTTTCCCATGGAATGAAAACACAGGTATATCTTGCATTGATTTTTGCCAGGCAGGCACAACTCTATATTTTTGATGAACCTACCTGGGGGCTGGACCCAATCAAAAGGGACGATGTGCTTGAGATGATACGTGATCTGGTAATCGATGGAAGTTCTGTCATGTACACTTCTCACATCATACCGGAAGTGGAAAGAATAGCGGATAGAATATCGATAATGCATAAAGGGAAAATTCATTTTTCAGGCACTCTTGATGAAATAAAGGAAAGATTCATTATCTTGAAGAGTGCCCAAAAAATTGATACAAGGAAATACGATGTTGTCTCTGCATTCAGGCAGAATGGTTTTTACATATTTATGGTTGACACGAAAGGCATAACTTTTCATCCAGAAAAAGAGTGTGATTGTCATGTACCCGACTTAAATGAATTCTTCCAGGTAGTGATAAGGGGTGAAAAGAATGTTTTATAA
- a CDS encoding ABC transporter permease subunit, with the protein MFYKEIRELKITLIIVSLLLLIALVATVAMKETAVEILRGMGTEDMPEFAKNLVANPDLLSNIGNNDFYLVSQWQGKNLGQFIPLIILIISIPIFAREIDKKTIYFLLSRLTRKRVFFMKYLTGLGVLSCLIVLFSLAGPIAMNLAGYETGFSLTFKILVHQLIGGAFFFSVFIFYSVLSNDQTKPLIIGIATIIGLPIIGIFKPFAFLNLYPYILGSNVFNEGIEITKSIVLIFITTAIMTIDYMAFQKREL; encoded by the coding sequence ATGTTTTATAAGGAGATAAGGGAACTGAAAATAACCTTAATCATCGTTTCGCTTCTTCTGCTTATAGCCCTTGTGGCAACCGTTGCAATGAAGGAAACTGCTGTTGAAATATTGCGAGGCATGGGCACAGAGGACATGCCAGAGTTTGCGAAGAATCTCGTTGCAAATCCCGATCTTCTTTCCAATATAGGAAACAATGACTTTTATCTGGTAAGTCAATGGCAAGGAAAAAATCTCGGGCAGTTCATACCGCTAATTATTCTGATAATTTCCATTCCCATATTTGCCCGAGAAATAGACAAAAAGACCATTTATTTTCTCCTATCAAGATTGACAAGGAAAAGAGTGTTCTTCATGAAATATCTCACAGGACTTGGGGTTCTTTCCTGCTTGATAGTGCTGTTCTCCTTGGCAGGACCTATTGCAATGAATCTTGCAGGTTATGAAACAGGATTTAGTCTAACATTCAAAATACTGGTTCATCAGTTGATTGGCGGTGCTTTTTTCTTTTCTGTTTTCATCTTTTATTCTGTGCTTTCAAATGACCAGACAAAACCACTGATTATAGGCATCGCAACGATAATAGGGCTTCCAATAATTGGGATTTTCAAGCCCTTTGCCTTTCTAAACCTCTACCCTTATATTCTGGGTTCCAATGTTTTCAACGAAGGGATCGAAATAACAAAATCTATTGTGCTTATTTTCATAACCACGGCAATTATGACAATTGATTATATGGCTTTCCAGAAGAGAGAGCTGTAA
- a CDS encoding ABC transporter ATP-binding protein: MISLMNITKIYSGNVRAVDNLSLEVRSGEIFGFLGPNGAGKTTTIKMLTGVIEPTQGTVKVCGVNMVKDPVTAKSFIGYVADEPLVMEKLKGIEYLNFIMNVFQVPKDLRTQRIERLLEDFKLSHAITDPINTYSHGMKQKLSLIAALSHNPKVWVLDEPIVGLDPESAFILKKMMRNHANSGNTVFFSTHVMEIAERVCDRIGIIQKGKLEFVGTVEELRKIKGSGTLEELFLEVTKSEIEKIDFSYLDNN; the protein is encoded by the coding sequence GTGATCAGTCTTATGAACATCACAAAAATTTATTCGGGGAATGTTAGAGCAGTTGATAATCTATCACTGGAAGTCAGAAGCGGGGAGATTTTTGGCTTTCTTGGTCCCAATGGCGCTGGTAAGACAACGACTATAAAAATGCTCACAGGGGTTATCGAACCAACCCAGGGAACTGTTAAAGTTTGCGGAGTAAACATGGTTAAAGACCCCGTCACTGCTAAATCCTTTATAGGTTACGTGGCTGATGAACCGCTGGTAATGGAAAAACTGAAGGGAATTGAATATCTTAACTTCATCATGAACGTTTTTCAGGTTCCGAAAGACCTTAGAACCCAGAGAATAGAAAGGCTCTTAGAAGATTTCAAGCTATCTCATGCCATAACAGATCCCATAAACACATATTCGCATGGAATGAAGCAAAAACTTAGCCTGATAGCTGCTCTTTCCCACAATCCCAAGGTCTGGGTTCTTGATGAACCCATTGTAGGACTGGATCCGGAATCGGCTTTCATTTTGAAAAAAATGATGCGAAACCATGCCAATTCAGGAAATACTGTTTTCTTCTCTACCCACGTAATGGAGATAGCCGAGAGAGTATGCGATAGGATAGGTATAATTCAAAAAGGAAAGCTCGAATTTGTCGGAACAGTTGAAGAGCTGAGGAAAATCAAGGGTTCTGGCACGCTTGAAGAACTCTTTTTAGAGGTGACAAAAAGTGAGATTGAAAAGATTGATTTCTCTTATCTGGACAATAATTAA
- a CDS encoding putative ABC transporter permease subunit, which translates to MRLKRLISLIWTIINANYGLSNIKIALKKDKKNILLLALMIYAFVAIGFSFVFFYRPLLISSFQQLAAIGMENLFLANAFLSAGILGFITGFFLLVSTLFFSRDMRVLITLPIRASDVVTAKLTVVILFQMIVSLAVLLPSLIYYGIQKDAGFPYWFYMAFLFLLSQIFPILFQTIIILPLSRIVKFSRMKDFMLYILGIGALGGSLIVVFFVNRSAVNGGNGSPNFVNIFANPDAFINKLALIYPPAFFATKALLSKAFSGFAWFLGYLGLHILAFAFTVWFAKNYYYDTYNELQQFYAGRKKLSSEELNRELNAEKGPFSALHSREWKYLLRVPSFALNGLSGTFILPIMVMIFPFIFKGNQEAMGDLGNFFLVIKSLYVPLGILCGALAGSMNGLAASAFSREGKLLKELKALPVSSADVFKAKFVNLMEISLMGIILMTIALHILLGGSLLFDILIILLSVLVTAFLNLIQLIIDAMRPLLNWDNPQRAIKQNFNVAIAILIVFSFVGGFGYLSFKLVDAVSSFFITSIITLCGVVGLVFLIKPALKLTGDLMRRDL; encoded by the coding sequence GTGAGATTGAAAAGATTGATTTCTCTTATCTGGACAATAATTAATGCAAATTACGGTTTGAGTAATATAAAAATCGCGTTGAAAAAGGACAAGAAAAACATTCTTCTTCTGGCGTTGATGATCTATGCCTTTGTTGCAATCGGATTTTCTTTTGTGTTCTTTTACAGGCCTTTATTGATCAGTAGCTTTCAACAGCTCGCAGCGATTGGAATGGAAAATCTCTTCCTTGCAAACGCTTTTCTCAGTGCGGGTATTCTGGGATTTATCACCGGGTTTTTCCTGTTGGTAAGCACCCTCTTTTTTTCAAGAGATATGAGGGTGTTGATTACGCTTCCCATAAGAGCATCTGATGTGGTAACAGCAAAGCTGACAGTTGTTATACTTTTCCAGATGATCGTTTCCCTTGCAGTTTTGTTGCCTTCTCTTATCTATTACGGAATTCAGAAGGATGCTGGATTTCCATATTGGTTTTATATGGCTTTTCTTTTTCTGCTGTCGCAAATTTTCCCGATACTTTTCCAGACAATCATTATTTTGCCATTATCCCGAATTGTGAAATTCAGCCGCATGAAAGACTTCATGCTTTACATTCTGGGTATTGGGGCGCTTGGTGGCTCGTTGATCGTTGTTTTCTTTGTTAACAGATCAGCTGTTAATGGTGGAAATGGAAGTCCCAACTTTGTAAATATTTTCGCCAATCCCGATGCGTTCATTAACAAGCTGGCTTTAATTTATCCACCGGCTTTTTTTGCCACCAAGGCATTGCTGAGTAAGGCTTTTTCGGGATTCGCCTGGTTTCTCGGATACCTGGGATTACATATCCTTGCGTTCGCTTTCACAGTGTGGTTCGCAAAGAATTACTATTACGATACTTACAACGAGCTACAGCAATTTTATGCCGGTAGAAAAAAACTGTCTTCTGAAGAGTTAAACAGGGAACTGAATGCTGAAAAGGGGCCCTTTTCAGCCCTCCATTCAAGGGAATGGAAATATTTGCTGAGAGTGCCTTCCTTCGCTCTAAATGGCCTTTCAGGTACATTTATCTTGCCGATTATGGTAATGATATTCCCCTTTATCTTCAAGGGAAATCAGGAAGCTATGGGAGATCTGGGGAATTTTTTTCTGGTTATCAAAAGCCTTTATGTTCCTCTTGGAATTCTCTGTGGCGCTCTGGCTGGATCCATGAACGGTTTGGCAGCTTCAGCCTTCAGCAGGGAAGGCAAACTCCTGAAAGAGTTAAAAGCGCTTCCTGTTAGCTCCGCCGATGTCTTCAAAGCGAAATTTGTTAATTTAATGGAAATAAGCCTTATGGGAATTATATTGATGACCATAGCCCTTCACATACTTCTGGGAGGTTCGTTACTCTTTGATATCTTAATCATTTTGCTTTCAGTGCTTGTTACTGCGTTCTTGAACTTGATCCAGCTAATTATCGACGCAATGAGGCCATTGCTCAACTGGGACAATCCTCAGAGAGCCATAAAGCAAAATTTCAATGTTGCGATTGCAATTTTGATTGTTTTTAGCTTCGTTGGTGGATTTGGGTATTTATCCTTTAAGCTTGTTGATGCGGTTTCATCCTTTTTCATTACTTCAATTATTACGCTTTGCGGTGTTGTGGGTTTGGTTTTTCTCATAAAACCCGCTTTGAAGTTAACCGGCGATCTAATGCGAAGAGACCTCTAG
- the abc-f gene encoding ribosomal protection-like ABC-F family protein yields MLLTLSGVGHDYGEGLLFENISTAINKRDKIILIGKNGSGKSTLLKIIADLLKPTYGEVHRATELKIGYQIQERIENIEETLMEFYMREKKNIEPETEEFYSFDRRVRSILTGLEFSPQDWDRELRSFSGGEITRIALGRLLLIDYDLLLLDEPTNHLDLKSVDWLILFLNSYRGAVLLVSHDRHLIKNVGNRFWEINNRKLWDFPGSFEHYKAERELYVKSSLKKQEKLISEIERLQAVARRYRLWGEEKFIKQAKSKEKQIDRLKKELEGVSIPGEKEGSTRIRLPEPSRTGYIVLEVKNLSFSYSERPIFNQASLELHRGEKLGIVGPNGSGKSTFLKILTGGISSFSGTVKWGHNVTWGYLSQMSNELSPEKEVIHECWGLVRDWPDFEIRKYLGRFGFAGESVFKKVGALSGGEKTRLALAKMILKKPNVLIMDEPTNNLDIWSIQNLEEILVQFKGAIILVSHDREFLKNICKRYAVIRSGKLDPLNKLEDYLNNYNEFKANFVAQRNAVEKQQSFREKRRLSNQRKKISDLLENMKLQEKELEKALENLQGELHLYSTDYQKLQELQSKMETIEENLLNLIEKKELLQEELLLLEKKLMNLDRTIFPQSHI; encoded by the coding sequence ATGCTTCTAACATTAAGTGGGGTAGGCCATGATTACGGCGAAGGTCTTCTTTTTGAAAATATATCCACCGCTATTAATAAAAGGGACAAAATAATCCTTATCGGCAAGAATGGCAGCGGAAAATCAACGTTGCTCAAAATAATTGCGGATCTGCTGAAACCGACTTATGGAGAAGTCCATAGAGCTACGGAATTAAAAATAGGCTATCAAATTCAGGAGCGCATTGAGAACATTGAGGAAACTCTCATGGAATTTTATATGAGAGAAAAGAAAAACATAGAACCCGAAACCGAAGAGTTTTACAGCTTTGACAGAAGAGTGAGAAGCATACTAACAGGGCTTGAATTTTCTCCGCAGGATTGGGACAGGGAGCTCAGAAGCTTCAGCGGTGGCGAAATAACAAGAATTGCATTGGGACGGTTGCTTCTCATTGACTATGATTTACTGTTGCTCGACGAGCCCACAAATCATCTTGACCTGAAATCTGTCGATTGGCTCATTTTATTTCTCAATTCTTACAGAGGTGCAGTGCTGCTTGTATCACATGATAGGCATCTCATAAAGAATGTGGGAAATAGGTTTTGGGAAATAAACAACAGAAAATTATGGGATTTTCCGGGTAGTTTCGAGCATTATAAAGCAGAAAGGGAACTGTATGTAAAAAGTTCACTTAAAAAACAGGAGAAGTTGATAAGCGAGATAGAAAGGCTTCAGGCAGTTGCCCGCAGATACAGACTCTGGGGGGAAGAGAAATTTATAAAACAAGCCAAGAGCAAAGAAAAACAAATTGATAGGCTGAAAAAGGAACTGGAAGGGGTGTCAATCCCGGGGGAGAAGGAAGGCTCAACAAGAATTAGACTGCCAGAACCATCCAGAACGGGTTATATAGTGCTGGAAGTTAAGAATTTGAGCTTTTCGTACTCTGAAAGACCTATTTTTAATCAAGCCAGTCTTGAGTTGCACAGAGGAGAAAAGTTGGGCATCGTTGGACCTAATGGTAGCGGAAAATCCACCTTTCTCAAGATACTTACCGGCGGAATAAGCTCATTTTCAGGTACGGTAAAGTGGGGACACAACGTTACCTGGGGATACCTTTCTCAGATGTCAAATGAGCTTTCACCAGAGAAAGAGGTTATACATGAATGCTGGGGACTGGTACGCGATTGGCCTGATTTTGAAATAAGGAAGTATTTAGGGCGTTTTGGCTTTGCTGGTGAGAGCGTCTTCAAAAAGGTCGGAGCTTTAAGCGGTGGTGAAAAAACGCGGCTTGCCCTTGCAAAAATGATACTGAAAAAGCCAAATGTATTGATAATGGACGAGCCCACGAATAACCTCGACATCTGGTCGATTCAAAACCTTGAAGAAATACTCGTGCAGTTTAAAGGCGCGATTATATTGGTTTCACATGATAGGGAATTTTTGAAAAACATATGCAAAAGGTATGCAGTTATTCGATCGGGAAAATTGGATCCTCTCAACAAGCTGGAAGATTATCTGAATAACTATAATGAGTTCAAAGCCAATTTTGTCGCCCAAAGAAACGCAGTTGAAAAGCAGCAGAGCTTCAGGGAAAAGCGCAGATTGAGCAATCAACGGAAAAAAATCTCCGATTTGCTGGAAAACATGAAATTGCAGGAAAAGGAGCTCGAAAAAGCGCTGGAAAACCTTCAAGGCGAGCTCCACCTATACTCTACTGATTACCAGAAGCTTCAAGAATTGCAGAGTAAAATGGAGACTATAGAAGAAAATCTTCTCAATTTAATAGAGAAGAAAGAATTGCTTCAGGAGGAATTGCTCCTGCTTGAAAAAAAGCTTATGAATTTAGATAGAACAATATTTCCACAATCGCATATATGA
- a CDS encoding ABC transporter permease, with translation MSTQTVVQELRASWAFIVRNFNLIKRYWKWELVFFVYTIANSITMGFIGKGVEAFSGEALNTSYLILYMLLGSILWGYLSILFEIVAETVAWERWEETIEYTFMAPIKRATHLLSVCGFAILYGILRAGLILLVVSAFFDLDLSKANLLSATGILAVASFSFIGLGMVAAILPLISPEKGVQVVHIFQALLLMFSGVYYEVTVLPEWMQNVAKFSPATYALKGMREAILEGKGFGDLWSQIWPLLILGFFLLPAGIYFFQLMEQWAKKRGVLKRSG, from the coding sequence ATGAGTACTCAAACGGTAGTTCAGGAATTGAGAGCTTCCTGGGCGTTTATTGTCAGGAATTTTAACCTGATAAAGCGCTATTGGAAATGGGAGCTCGTATTCTTCGTTTACACCATAGCGAACTCCATAACTATGGGGTTCATCGGGAAAGGTGTTGAAGCCTTTTCCGGGGAAGCCCTGAATACGAGTTACCTGATTCTTTATATGCTTTTGGGCTCCATCCTCTGGGGTTATCTTTCGATACTCTTTGAGATTGTTGCAGAGACAGTTGCCTGGGAACGCTGGGAAGAAACCATAGAATATACCTTTATGGCTCCCATCAAGCGAGCAACACACTTATTGAGCGTATGCGGGTTCGCGATTCTTTACGGTATCTTAAGAGCGGGATTGATACTGCTGGTGGTTTCAGCTTTCTTTGATCTTGACCTTTCAAAAGCGAATCTGCTTTCTGCGACTGGCATTTTGGCTGTTGCGAGTTTTTCCTTTATAGGTCTGGGAATGGTTGCGGCTATTTTACCACTGATTTCTCCTGAGAAAGGAGTGCAGGTTGTTCACATATTTCAGGCGTTGTTGCTCATGTTCTCCGGGGTCTATTATGAAGTTACAGTGCTTCCGGAGTGGATGCAAAACGTTGCCAAGTTTTCACCTGCTACTTATGCACTGAAGGGAATGCGCGAAGCGATTCTTGAAGGCAAGGGGTTCGGTGATTTGTGGTCTCAGATCTGGCCCTTGTTGATACTTGGTTTTTTCCTGTTACCAGCTGGAATTTACTTTTTTCAGCTTATGGAGCAATGGGCCAAAAAAAGAGGTGTACTCAAAAGGAGCGGTTGA
- a CDS encoding ABC transporter ATP-binding protein, whose translation MSYALTAENIKKVFKKNKKIVHALKGIDIQIREGEIYGFLGPNGSGKSTFIRIASTLLIPDAGEIKVFGYDVVKEATKVQRLINRVSVEASFFKKLSAIENLLFAAGIHGISKKEALKKIYAISERVGLDRERLNDPLEDFSRGMQQKVAIARAFMTEPKLMLLDEPTTGLDPRAKREVQSLIMHMKEKLGATILLTTHDMEEAEKLCNYVAIIHKGRIIVKGHTEELKAMISHRVKNPTFEDVFMEFTGVSFDEAEYEEAESA comes from the coding sequence ATGAGCTACGCACTTACTGCGGAAAACATAAAGAAAGTTTTCAAAAAAAACAAGAAAATTGTACATGCCTTAAAGGGAATAGACATTCAGATAAGAGAAGGTGAGATCTATGGATTTTTAGGACCTAACGGTTCAGGAAAATCGACCTTTATAAGAATTGCATCGACATTGTTGATTCCTGACGCCGGGGAGATCAAGGTGTTTGGATATGATGTGGTGAAAGAAGCAACTAAGGTTCAAAGGCTGATAAATCGCGTTTCGGTGGAAGCGAGCTTTTTCAAAAAACTTTCAGCAATTGAAAATTTGCTTTTTGCAGCAGGTATTCATGGAATCTCTAAGAAGGAAGCCCTGAAAAAGATCTACGCTATATCGGAAAGAGTGGGTCTTGATAGAGAGCGCCTTAACGATCCGCTGGAGGATTTTTCCAGAGGTATGCAGCAAAAGGTTGCCATTGCCCGTGCCTTTATGACAGAACCCAAATTGATGCTTTTAGACGAACCGACAACCGGCCTTGATCCCAGGGCTAAACGCGAAGTCCAGTCACTGATTATGCACATGAAAGAAAAACTGGGAGCGACAATCTTGCTCACTACGCACGATATGGAAGAGGCGGAAAAGCTCTGCAATTATGTGGCGATAATTCACAAAGGAAGGATAATTGTGAAGGGCCATACCGAAGAATTGAAGGCTATGATCTCGCACAGGGTTAAAAACCCGACCTTTGAAGATGTCTTTATGGAATTTACAGGTGTCAGCTTTGATGAAGCTGAGTACGAGGAGGCTGAAAGTGCATGA